Proteins encoded by one window of Emticicia oligotrophica DSM 17448:
- a CDS encoding rhodanese-like domain-containing protein — translation MFEFLKPKKTYENVSATDFRKLISENPDAIILDVRTPAEFSQGAIKGAVNMDIMEADFGTKVAKLDKSKTYLVYCRSGNRSGSACSSMRTEGFDKVYNLAGGLMNY, via the coding sequence ATGTTTGAATTTTTGAAACCTAAAAAAACGTATGAAAATGTATCTGCAACAGATTTTAGAAAGTTGATTTCTGAAAATCCAGATGCGATAATTCTTGATGTACGTACTCCTGCTGAATTTAGTCAAGGAGCGATTAAAGGGGCAGTAAATATGGATATTATGGAGGCTGATTTTGGTACTAAAGTAGCGAAACTCGATAAATCAAAAACATATTTAGTTTACTGTAGAAGTGGAAATAGAAGCGGAAGTGCTTGCAGTTCAATGCGTACTGAAGGCTTTGATAAAGTTTATAATCTTGCAGGTGGTTTAATGAACTACTAA